The Spongiibacter tropicus DSM 19543 genomic interval TATCCCAACATAAGGAGCAACGGTGAATCCGGTCAAAGTAGGCATATGTGGTCTGGGTACCGTCGGAAGCGGTACGTTTGCAGTGTTAACGCGCAATGCGGCAGAGATTGCTGCCCGCGTGGGTGCCGAGATTGTCGTTGCCGAAATTGGTGCGCGTCGCGACAATCCCAGCTGCAATACCGGCGATGTGGCGATTAACCGCGATATTTTTGCCGTTGCTGAAAATCCTGACATCGACATTCTCGTCGAGCTGATCGGTGGCACGACGGTTGCCAAAGAGCTGGTGCTGAAGGCCATTGCGAATGGCAAACACGTGGTCACCGCCAACAAAGCCCTGATTGCTGAATACGGCAATGAGATTTTCGCGGCTGCTGCAGAGCAGGGCGTGACCGTGGCCTTTGAAGCGGCAGTCGCCGGTGGTATCCCCATCATCAAGGCGCTGCGCGAAGGCTTGGCGGGCAACAAAATTCAGTGGCTGGCCGGCATTATTAACGGCACCGGTAACTTTATTCTGACCGAGATGCGGGAAAAGGGCCGGGACTTTAACGATGTGCTGGCTGAGGCACAGGCGCTGGGTTACGCGGAAGCGGACCCGACCTTCGACGTTGAGGGTATTGATGCCGCTCATAAGCTGGTGATCCTGGCCTCCCTGGCCTTTGGGATTCCACTGCAGTTCGACAAAGTTT includes:
- a CDS encoding homoserine dehydrogenase; this translates as MNPVKVGICGLGTVGSGTFAVLTRNAAEIAARVGAEIVVAEIGARRDNPSCNTGDVAINRDIFAVAENPDIDILVELIGGTTVAKELVLKAIANGKHVVTANKALIAEYGNEIFAAAAEQGVTVAFEAAVAGGIPIIKALREGLAGNKIQWLAGIINGTGNFILTEMREKGRDFNDVLAEAQALGYAEADPTFDVEGIDAAHKLVILASLAFGIPLQFDKVYTEGISRIAQEDVTYAEQLGYRIKHLGIARDTDNGIELRVHPTLIPEKRLIANVNGVMNAVLVQSDAVGPTLYYGAGAGSEPTASAVVADIVDVARTLNAEPGQRVPYLSFQSSSLSSHPVLPIDDVETAYYLRMSALDKPGVLSRVAQILSDDGISIEALIQKEPADGANLVPMIILTNRTIEGKLSAAVSRIEGLEGIVGDVTRIRVESLAG